The Pyrenophora tritici-repentis strain M4 chromosome 10, whole genome shotgun sequence genome contains a region encoding:
- a CDS encoding TT-ORF1 multi-domain protein, whose translation MPSAIVTGATGILGREIVFELSQHRQQWPTIHALSRGKKEDYPDNIIHNHIDLQSSPDEMAADLKSVRGEYFFFAAYLAQDAEQDAWTVNGRMLSNFLSALEKTNAISDVKRIILVCGAKQYGVHLGMPKQPMTEDTPWLTDTSKWPPNFYYNQQNILHEFCEKHAKEWVVTYPNDVIGFAMGNFMNLAASIALYTVVSKELAASSSSNSNKNNEIIFPGSPSFYTKFDSFTSSKLHAEFCA comes from the exons ATGCCTTCAGCGATTGTAACCGGCGCCACAG GCATCTTGGGCCGAGAAATCGTCTTCGAGCTCAGCCAACACCGTCAACAATGGCCCACCATCCACGCCCTCTCCCGCGGCAAAAAAGAAGACTACCCAGACAACATAATCCACAACCACATCGACCTCCAATCTTCCCCCGATGAAATGGCCGCAGACCTCAAATCAGTACGCGGCGAAtacttcttcttcgccgCTTACCTCGCACAAGACGCCGAACAAGACGCCTGGACCGTAAACGGCCGTATGCTCTCAAACTTCCTCTCCGCGCTCGAAAAGACCAACGCCATCTCCGACGTAAAACGGATAATCCTTGTCTGTGGTGCAAAACAATACGGGGTCCACCTCGGAATGCCCAAACAACCCATGACGGAAGACACGCCCTGGCTGACCGATACCTCCAAATGGCCGCCCAACTTCTACTACAACCAGCAAAACATTCTACACGAGTTCTGCGAAAAACACGCCAAGGAGTGGGTTGTCACGTACCCGAACGATGTAATTGGTTTTGCAATGGGGAATTTTATGAATTTGGCTGCTTCGATTGCGTTGTATACTGTTGTTTCAAAGGAACTTGCTGCCTCCTCATCCTCCAACTCGAACAAGAACAACGAAATCATATTCCCCGGATCACCCTCCTTCTACACAAAATTCGACTCCTTCACTTCGTCCAAACTCCACGCCGAGTTCTGTGCCTGA